Part of the Hyphomicrobiales bacterium genome is shown below.
GTCGACGGCTGTCCGCCGCGCCTTGCCGTGTCCGAAGAAGAAATCCAGGCCTTCCTCGACAAGCGTCGTCCGGGCCAGTCGCGCTTCACCACGCAGCGCCAGGAGCCCGATCAGGTGCGCATTCTGTCGGGCGTCATGCCCGATGCCGAGACAGGTCAGTTGCTGACCACCGGCACGCCGATTTCACTGATGATCGAAAATGTCGATCAGCGCTCGAAGGACTACTCCGAGATTTCCGAGCGCTATCGCCCCGGCCATGCCGATCTCGCCTACGATGCCAAATACGGCATCCGCGACTATCGCGGCGGCGGCCGCTCGTCGGCCCGCGAAACCGCGATGCGGGTCGCTGCCGGCGCCATTGCCCGCAAGGTTGTGCCCGGTATGTCGATCCGCGCCGCGCTGGTTCAGGTCGGCCCGCTCAAGATCGACCGCAGCCGCTGGAACTGGAACGAGGTCGACAACAATCCCTTCTTCTGCCCTGACCCGGTGATGGCGGAAGAGTGGGCGACCTATCTCGATGGTATCCGCAAGGCCGGTTCCTCGATCGGCGCCGTCGTCGAAGTCATCGCCGAAGGCGTCCCGGCGGGGCTTGGCGCGCCGATCTACGCCAAGCTTGATCAGGATATCGCGAGCGCGATGATGTCGATCAACGCCGTCAAGGGCGTTGAGATCGGCGCCGGCTTCGATGCCGCCGCGCTGACGGGCGAAGAAAACGCCGACGAAATCCGTATCGGCAATGACGGTCGGCCGATCTTCCTGTCGAACAATGCCGGCGGCATTCTCGGCGGCATTTCGAGCGGCCAGCCGATTGTCGCCCGTTTTGCGGTTAAGCCGACCTCGTCGATCCTGACCCCGCGCCGCTCGATCACCCGCTCCGGTCAGGAGGTCGAGGTGTTCACCAAGGGGCGCCACGACCCGTGCGTCGGCATTCGCGCCGTGCCGGTTGGCGAGGCGATGATGGCCTGCGTCATCGCCGATCACTATTTGCGTCATCGCGGCCAGGTTGGTCCGGCGGACGCGTGAACAGTCTCCACGATTGAAAGCCCGTTTCCACGATTGAAAGGATGAGCCGATGACGGCCGACATCGCCCAGGTGATTGAAGCGATCCGTGCCTTTGAGCGCGGCGAAATCGTGATCGTGACCGACGACGACGACCGCGAGAACGAGGGTGACCTCATTCTGGCCGCGGCGCACGCGACGCCGGAAAAGCTCGCCTTCATCGTGCGCCACACCTGCGGCATCGTCTGCGCGCCGATGACTCGCGAGGAGGCCCACCGCCTGCATCTGGAGCCGATGGTCGCGACCAACGATTCCGCGCACCGCACCGCCTTCACCGTCACGGTCGATTATCGCCACGGCACCACCACCGGTATTTCGGCGGAGGACCGCACCGCGACCGTGCGTGCGCTCGCCAATCCCAATGTCGGCGCCGATGATTTTGTTCGTCCCGGCCACATCTTTCCGCTGATCGCCCGCGATGGCGGCGTGCTGATGCGCTCTGGCCATACCGAGGCCGCCGTCGATCTGTGCAAGCTCGCCAGCCTGCCGCCGGTCGGCGTGATTTGCGAGCTGGTCAATGACGACGGCACGGTCATGCGTGGTCCCGAGATCGAAGAGTTCGGCAAGAAGCACGGCATTGCCCGCGTGTCCGTTGCCCAGCTCATCGCTTATCGCCAGGGCAAGGAGCGCCTTGTCGAACGGGTCGCCGAATTCCCGATCCAGACCATCGCGGGCCCGGCCAAGGCCTACACCTTCTCGACCCGCTGGGATCCGATGCAGCATCTCGCCGTGGTGTTCGGCGATGTGCGCGATGGCCGCGATGTGCCGGTCCGTCTGCATCTGGAATCGGTCGTCGGCGATGTCTTCGGCAAGGAGCAGGCGCTCGACGACATCATCAACCGCATGGCGACCGGCGGTCGCGGCATCATCGTCTATCTGCGTGAGGGCTCGGTCGGCGTCGCCGCTTCGCCGGAACGGCCGCGCAACGCCATCCCGGAGGCCGAGAGCGAGAACGAAGACCACACCTCGGCACTCGCCCGCATGGAAAACTGGCGCGAAATCGGTCTTGGCGCACAGATCCTGAAAGACCTCGGCGTTTCGTCGATCCGCCTGATCGCCTCGCGCGAGCGGCGCTACATCGGTCTCGAAGGATTCGATATCGAGATCGAGGAAACCGAGATCATCGACGGCTGATCTCGTCGCCGTTCGAAATTTCTGCCGGTACCGGTTTGACGATCGGGCCGACCCGCGGGCGCGTGCGCAGGAGCGTTGCCGCGAAGCGCCCGCCCGTGCGCTTTTCCACCCAGCGAAATACGTTGTCGAGCCAGCGGACTCGCCGCCGCAACAGCCGGACGAAACAGGAGAAGCGGCGGTTCGACGCCATCAGAATGAACAGCGCCAGCGCGATGAGCGGTACGCCTGTCGGCAACGGCAACAGCAGGGTCGCTGCTCCCAGAAGAAAGCAAATTGCCGCAAGGCCTGTGAGAAGAAACGCGCGAATGGTCGTTCCCCGGATTTGGTGGTCGCCGAAATTGCCATAAGCGACCGAAATGACGGTTTGACGACGCAGCGGTCGTCAGGCCGGTGTCGGCGGTTTTCTCATGCGAACAACTTGGGCACTGGTCGGTTCTCGGCCCGATACGCCCGTTGCGGCCGCGGCGCGTTTAATCTTTGTTAATGGTGCGGGAGACTTCCAGACCGGTCGCCGGATCGGGTGCGCAAGAAAAAATCCTGCCGAATGACTTGTAGTCGGGTCGTCGCCGGAGCGCCAAAAATCGTCATGCGCCATCCCGAAATACTTGCTTTTCCACACAAGGAAATTCCTGAAAGGTGAAAAAATTTCTGTTTTGCGTTGGATTTTCGTTGAAGCGAGATTTTGTCAAAGTAATCCGTGAGAGACGCCAGCGAAAGCTGATACGATGAAAGCGAAATCTTTTTATAGCAATGAATACTTGATAATGTAATAATTCGTGATCAGGGCGGTCATTGAATTTCAAGGCATGAAGTATTTTATGCGAGAAACATCTTGGATGTGCCTTGCAACCCCCGATGCCGCAGAGGGGCCGGATATGAAAACCATCGCACGCCTTTTCGGAGCCTCCCGCAAGCCCGGTCACAAATCGGTGCACGCGCCGCAGAGCGCATTGAACAATGACGTTACGCGCCAGTTCGCGCGCGCCGGGGTCATGTTCTGGCGCTAACGGGTGATGGACGCGCCGAGCGTCCGCATTCTGTTTAGACGCGGGAAAAAACAGCCACACATTCGATATGCGGCGACCAGAGAAACTGGTCGACCGGCTGCATGCGCATGATGCGATAGCCTCCATCGACGAGGAGCTTTGCGTCGCGGGCAAGCGTTGCCGGATTGCAGGACACCGCGACCACGGTTGCGACGGGGGATGCGGCCAGCATTTCCGCTTGCGCGCGCGCGCCTGCCCGTGGCGGGTCGAACACCACCGCATCGAAGGTCTCGAGCTCCTTGCCGGCAAGCGGAACTTCGAACAGGTCGCGCCGTTCCATAGTCACCGGTTTCAATCCAGATACGTGTCGCGTCGCGTTTTCGAGCGCAGCGAGCGCTGCGCCATCGCCCTCGACCGCATGCACCGCTGAACGCTTCGCAAGCCGTAGTGCAAATGTCCCGACACCA
Proteins encoded:
- a CDS encoding chorismate synthase — protein: MSHNTFGHLFRVTTWGESHGPAIGCVVDGCPPRLAVSEEEIQAFLDKRRPGQSRFTTQRQEPDQVRILSGVMPDAETGQLLTTGTPISLMIENVDQRSKDYSEISERYRPGHADLAYDAKYGIRDYRGGGRSSARETAMRVAAGAIARKVVPGMSIRAALVQVGPLKIDRSRWNWNEVDNNPFFCPDPVMAEEWATYLDGIRKAGSSIGAVVEVIAEGVPAGLGAPIYAKLDQDIASAMMSINAVKGVEIGAGFDAAALTGEENADEIRIGNDGRPIFLSNNAGGILGGISSGQPIVARFAVKPTSSILTPRRSITRSGQEVEVFTKGRHDPCVGIRAVPVGEAMMACVIADHYLRHRGQVGPADA
- the ribB gene encoding 3,4-dihydroxy-2-butanone-4-phosphate synthase — encoded protein: MTADIAQVIEAIRAFERGEIVIVTDDDDRENEGDLILAAAHATPEKLAFIVRHTCGIVCAPMTREEAHRLHLEPMVATNDSAHRTAFTVTVDYRHGTTTGISAEDRTATVRALANPNVGADDFVRPGHIFPLIARDGGVLMRSGHTEAAVDLCKLASLPPVGVICELVNDDGTVMRGPEIEEFGKKHGIARVSVAQLIAYRQGKERLVERVAEFPIQTIAGPAKAYTFSTRWDPMQHLAVVFGDVRDGRDVPVRLHLESVVGDVFGKEQALDDIINRMATGGRGIIVYLREGSVGVAASPERPRNAIPEAESENEDHTSALARMENWREIGLGAQILKDLGVSSIRLIASRERRYIGLEGFDIEIEETEIIDG